A window of Nicotiana tabacum cultivar K326 chromosome 24, ASM71507v2, whole genome shotgun sequence contains these coding sequences:
- the LOC107831722 gene encoding uncharacterized protein LOC107831722, translating to METPNGMFEVLPVDYKNWSSIVIFFMENFEDISVYAFDYDECNLYYVVSYKWPQCLLLSLGYTAGGFNVYFVGEPKYDEQFNPIAHSQEVKVYDICNRVWWEDLPKLKAPMPNPFVFFLNGLLYVLSTGMLYEQPHFEMLDINNLSRGWVSLSNPSFISNHVIPSNHTTIIDYSKKMLYVRLVEWSYCDCSSDLYGYSVHDHKWHAFRIFMSEENITSSVPMPDDEPSPLTYDDYSSPTSESSNQSEHDDERSPLTYHDEPSPLTARTGNLLKASWSNGCVIVDNHLYRFQMLRYPKEELRAILIIRDLEHEIEVYNNAVELDYVDAMHFPDDPPIGGCWEVDISHIVQEDVLRDLYSCGKLVYIGKSNSCLRFSLVISYACRFRPKITNHVCTCTFDLEVKCDKATAVGESSTVSFIAKPISCKSHNINMDTCLFSCKELYGNDDL from the exons ATGGAGACACCTAATGGGATGTTTGAGGTATTGCCCGTTGATTACAAGAATTGGTCATCCATAGTAAttttttttatggaaaattttgAAGACATCAGTGTGTATGCTTTTGACTATGACGAGTGCAATCTGTACTATGTTGTGTCCTACAAATGGCCACAGTGTCTTTTGTTGAGTCTGGGATATACTGCTGGTGGCTTTAATGTGTACTTTGTTGGTGAGCCCAAATATGATGAGCAATTTAATCCCATAGCTCACTCACAGGAAGTCAAAGTTTATGATATTTGCAATAGGGTATGGTGGGAAGACTTGCCAAAGTTGAAAGCTCCCATGCCCAATCCGTTTGTGTTTTTCCTTAATGGGCTGCTTTATGTGCTTTCTACTGGTATGTTATATGAGCAACCACACTTCGAGATGCTGGATATCAATAATCTTTCTCGAGGATGGGTTTCGCTATCTAATCCCTCTTTTATTAGCAACCATGTAATACCCTCAAACCACACTACCATTATTGACTACTCCAAGAAGATGCTATACGTAAGGTTGGTTGAATGGTCTTATTGTGATTGCTCGTCAGATCTTTATGGTTACAGCGTGCATGATCACAAGTGGCACGCTTTCCGAATTTTCATGTCCGAAGAAAACATAACCTCTTCTGTCCCTATGCCTGATGACGAGCCGAGTCCTTTGACATATGATGACTATTCGAGTCCCACGTCTGAATCCTCAAACCAATCAGAACATGATGACGAGCGGAGTCCTTTGACATATCATGACGAGCCGAGTCCTTTGACAGCTCGCACGGGTAATCTATTGAAAGCCAGTTGGTCGAATGGATGTGTAATTGTAGACAATCACTTGTACAGATTTCAGATGTTACGGTACCCTAAAGAAGAACTACGTGCTATTCTGATCATTCGTGATTTGGAGCATGAAATAGAGGTATACAATAATGCAGTCGAGCTCGATTATGTGGATGCTATGCATTTTCCCGATGATCCACCCATCGGAGGGTGCTGGGAGGTTGATATCTCTCACATTGTTCAGGAAGATGTGCTTCGTGATCTCTATTCTTGTGGCAAGCTAGTTTATATAGGCAAGAGTAATTCATGCCTGAGGTTTTCTTTGGTTATCTCGTACGCTTGTAGGTTTCGTCCTAAAATTACTAATCATGTGTGTACATGCACGTTTGACTTGGAAGTGAAATGCGATAAAGCAACTGCAGTTGGAGAGAGTTCAACTGTATCATTCATTGCCAAACCCATTTCCTGCAAATCCCACAATATAAATATGGATACATGCCTGTTTTCTTGCAAGGAGTTAT ATGGCAATGATGATTTATGA